The genomic window TCGTCGTCGGCTTCATCACCATCGCCCAGCGCGATCTCAAGCAGATGATCGGTTACAGCTCGGTCATGCACATGGGCTATGCCTTCCTCGGCATTGCCGCCGGTTCGACGCTCGGCGTGGGCGGCGTGGTCATGATGATGGTGGCCCACGGCCTGTCGGTCGCGCTCCTGTTCCTGCTCGCCACCAGCATCCACCACCGCACGCAGACCTTCGCGATGGACGAGATGGGCGGTCTCGTGACGCAGGCGCCGGTGCTCGCCGCGTTCTTCGCGGCCGCGAGCTTTGCCAGCATCGGCCTCCCGGGCTTTGCCAACTTCTGGGGTGAGCTCGCGATCTTCGTCGCGCTCTGGGCCTTCTCGCCGACCCTCACCGTCATCGCCGTCGCCGGCGTGATCATCTCCGCGATCTACGGGCTCCGCGCCGTGGCGCGCGTGTTCTTCGGCGAGGCGACGGACAAGATGAAGGAAGTCGCGGCCAAGACACCGCCGACCGACCTGCGCTGGGCGGAGAAGATTCCGGCGCTCGTCCTCCTGGCCTTCCTGTTCCTGATCGGCTTCTGGCCGCGCTCGATCTCCGACCCGATCCATGCCGCGGTGACGCCGGCGGCGAACGCCCCGGTCGCGGCCGTGGCCACTCATCCCGTTCTCCCTCGATGAATCTCGAAGCTGTCAAACTCGCCGCGGCGGACAACGCGTGGTGCGCGATCTGGCCCGAGCTCACGCTGGGCTGCGTGGCGCTGCTGCTGCTCGTGCTGGAGATCCTGCTGCCGAAGTCGCAGCACCGCCTGATCCCCGGCGTCGCGGCCGTGGGCCTGCTCGGTACGCTCGTGGCCCTGGCCGTCACCTGGGGCGCGCCGACGCTCGGCACCGAGACCTTCAACGGACTCCTCCATCACACGACTGGCGGGCAGTTCATGCGGGCGTTCTTCCTGCTCTCCGCGCTGCTCGTGTGCCTGCTCGGCCGCGTGAGTTTCGCCGGCCAGCGGGTGCCGCGGATCGAGTTCTACCACGTGCTCCTGGTCGTGACCGGCGCGATGATGCTCCTGGCCCAGAGCAGCCACTTCGTGATGCTGTTCGTGGCGCTCGAGACGCTGACGATCGGCCTCTACATCATGGTCGGCTACTTCCGGAACAGTGCCGCCTCGCTCGAAGCGGGTCTGAAGTACCTGATCATGGGCGCGCTGAGCTCCGGGTTGCTGCTCTTCGGCATCGTCCTGCTTTACGGTGTGGCCGGAAATCCCGCGCTGCCGGCGCACACGGTGGCGTCGATGCACTACGCCGACCTTTCCCGTTTCCTGGCGGCGAACCCCGACCTCTTCCTGGCCAAGCTCGGCATCGTCCTCGTGCTCGCGGGCGTCGCCTTCAAGATCGCGGCCTTTCCGTTCCAGATCTGGGTGCCTGACGTTTACCAGGGCGCGCCCACGCCCGTGACCGCGTTCCTCGCGGTGGCCTCCAAGGCCGCCGGTTTTGCCGTGCTCCTGGGCCTTTGCGCGGCCGACGGCGCCTTCGCGCCGTATCGCAACCTGACGCTTCCGATCCTCAGCGCGATGGCAGCGGCCACCATCCTCTTCGGTAACATCGCCGCACTCACGCAGCACAACGTGAAGCGGCTGATCGGCCTCTCCGGCGTCTCGCACGCGGGCTTCCTCCTGCTGGGCGTCGTCGCGGCGGGGACGCCCGACCTTGCCGGCCTCGCGACGGGTGCGATCTACTTCTACCTCTTCGCGTACCTCATCGCTTCGTTCGCGGTGTTCGGCGTGATGGCGCACATGGCGGGGGCGAACGACGCCGAGCAGGACGTCGATCACTACCTCGGGCTCGCGAAACAGAATCCCTTCCTCGCCGCGATCCTCGCGGTTGGCCTCGGTTCGCTGGCCGGCATCCCGCCGCTCGCCGGGTTCATGGGCAAGCTGCTCGTCTTCATCGCGGCTTACGAAGCGGGCGCGCGCTGGCTGCTGCTGATCGCGATCACCGGCGTCGTCATTTCGATCTATTACTACTTCGGCTGGATTCGCGCTGCGTTCTTCGAGACGTGGGTGCCGCCCACCGACGCCAGCACGCCCGCGCGCCCGGCCCCGGCGCGCGTGACCCTGCCCGTGAAGTTCGCCCTCGGGGCCCTCGCGCTCGCCTCGATCGTTCTCGGCTTCTACCAAGGGCCCCTCGGCGAGTGGATCACGTCCCGCTGAGCGCCGTGTTCGCGGGGTGACGTTGCCACGTCCCCGGCCCGGTGTGACCCCACCATGAACGCCTTCCTCCGCCTCGTCCTTGCCCTGGGTCTGCTGACCGTCGCGGCGCGTGGCACGGAGCGGCGCATCGAGCGCACGTTCCCGGCCGCGGTCGGTGGCACGCTGACGATCGATACCTACCGGGGCGCGATCACGGTGACCGAGGCGGACACGAAGGAGGTGCAGATTGCCGTTACGTTGAATGTCGCGCCCGAGTCGGCGGTCGACGTGGAACGGATTCTGAGCCGGCTGAAGCTGGATATCTCGGACGAGGCCGGGCACGTCCGCGTGGTGGCGCGCCACCCGCACGAGACCAAGGCGCGGTTTGTCTGGAATGACGATGATCAGATTGAGCCCGCGTTTCAGGTGACCGTGCCGGCCGCGTTCAACCTGGACCTCAAGACGATCAATGGCTCGGTGATCGTGGGCAATGTCACCGGGCGGCTGCGCGTCGCCCTGGAGACTGGCAACATCTTCGTGCGGCGGGTGGGGGGCGACGTGGACCTCGCGACGCAGTTCGGTGACGTCATCGTCTCGCGTTGCACCGGACCGCTCAAGGCGCGCGTCCTCCGCGGGCTGATCCGCGTGGGCACGGTGACCGGCGCCACAGACCTCAGGAACACGAGTGGTGACGTGGAGGTGATGGCGGCCAAGGCCGACCTGCAGGTGTACGCCGAGGCGGGCAATGCGATCGTCGGTTTCCCGCGCGACTTCCAGGGGCGGGCGGAGGTGAGATCGTCCGGCGGCAGCATCGGCGCGAAGATCGATCCAGCCGCGAACTGCGACCTGGAGGCCAAGGCGGCGTGGCTCGGGAAAGTGAAGACGAAGGTGGCCTTCAAGACGGCGCCGGGCGGCGTGGGCGAGCGGAAGCTCGCCGGCCGGCTCAACGCCGGTGGGCCGCGCATCGTTCTGCGCGCGAGCGGCGGCAGCGTTCTGATCGAGCCCGGCGAGTCCCCCTTTGAGGACGACGTGACGGTTGGGCGCTGAGTTGGCGCCGAGGGCGCGACGTTTGCGTCGGGTAAAATGCCGCGGGTGGCCGGCAGGGCCAGCGGGTGCGCAATGCGCAATGTCGCGGTGACGCACGCACGCGCGTCTTGAGCCTTCCCGGCTCCTCGCTTGAGTGGGGCGCATGGCTCTCATCGACACGCACACCCACCTCGAGTCCTTTGCTCGCGCCGGCACGATGCCGGGAGCGCTCCAGCGCGCGCGCGAGGCGGGGGTCGATCAGCTGATCACGATCGGCACGGGGCCGGACGATTGGACGATGTATCGCGAGATCGCGGGCCAGCAGCCGGAATTCGTGCGGTACACGGTTGGGCTGCATCCTTGTTCGGTGCAGGCG from Opitutus sp. ER46 includes these protein-coding regions:
- a CDS encoding NADH-quinone oxidoreductase subunit N, producing the protein MNLEAVKLAAADNAWCAIWPELTLGCVALLLLVLEILLPKSQHRLIPGVAAVGLLGTLVALAVTWGAPTLGTETFNGLLHHTTGGQFMRAFFLLSALLVCLLGRVSFAGQRVPRIEFYHVLLVVTGAMMLLAQSSHFVMLFVALETLTIGLYIMVGYFRNSAASLEAGLKYLIMGALSSGLLLFGIVLLYGVAGNPALPAHTVASMHYADLSRFLAANPDLFLAKLGIVLVLAGVAFKIAAFPFQIWVPDVYQGAPTPVTAFLAVASKAAGFAVLLGLCAADGAFAPYRNLTLPILSAMAAATILFGNIAALTQHNVKRLIGLSGVSHAGFLLLGVVAAGTPDLAGLATGAIYFYLFAYLIASFAVFGVMAHMAGANDAEQDVDHYLGLAKQNPFLAAILAVGLGSLAGIPPLAGFMGKLLVFIAAYEAGARWLLLIAITGVVISIYYYFGWIRAAFFETWVPPTDASTPARPAPARVTLPVKFALGALALASIVLGFYQGPLGEWITSR